In Candidatus Neomarinimicrobiota bacterium, a single window of DNA contains:
- a CDS encoding DASS family sodium-coupled anion symporter, whose amino-acid sequence ALLNKYRIDIWLAQKVTTAAKGQLWISVIGFFAVTSFLSMWMSNTSTTAMMLPIAIALVDKQYPRMRAYIVLGTAYAANIGGLATPVGSPPNGIAVSALDIDFLTWFKVGFPSTIMMFPIVVIALWFVIRPEKNATVNHLGGKEGLIMAWDARAIGSVALFVFTVICWIFSSQIGHMLGVKQFDRMIAIFITALAPILGLITWKDLEKKIEWGILLLFGGGLCLSVILSETGTSKWIATQMIQTISGSPDWVVIMASITLMIFLTELASNTGSAAILIPVMIALSDQFNPAITYSLVFGVGVAATCAFMLPVATPPNALAYGTGIITQRQMLKAGLILNIFGIIVVFTSVSLFA is encoded by the coding sequence GCATTATTGAATAAATATAGAATTGATATTTGGCTGGCCCAAAAAGTGACCACCGCAGCTAAGGGGCAATTGTGGATCTCAGTTATTGGATTTTTTGCGGTCACCAGTTTTCTTTCCATGTGGATGAGTAATACCTCAACCACGGCTATGATGCTACCTATTGCGATCGCCTTGGTAGATAAACAATATCCCCGAATGCGTGCCTATATTGTTTTAGGAACTGCATACGCAGCAAATATTGGTGGCCTTGCCACACCAGTTGGATCTCCACCAAACGGGATTGCTGTTTCTGCATTGGATATTGATTTCTTAACGTGGTTTAAAGTGGGGTTTCCTTCTACTATAATGATGTTTCCAATTGTCGTGATTGCTCTTTGGTTTGTCATCCGACCAGAAAAAAATGCGACTGTTAATCATCTTGGTGGCAAGGAGGGGTTAATTATGGCGTGGGATGCCAGAGCAATAGGAAGTGTTGCCTTATTTGTTTTTACCGTGATCTGTTGGATATTTTCAAGTCAGATTGGACATATGTTAGGTGTGAAGCAATTTGATCGAATGATTGCCATATTTATTACAGCTCTCGCTCCAATCCTTGGATTAATCACATGGAAAGATCTAGAGAAAAAAATTGAATGGGGCATCCTTTTATTATTTGGTGGCGGACTTTGTTTATCCGTTATTTTGAGTGAAACCGGAACATCCAAGTGGATTGCAACACAAATGATTCAAACGATTTCAGGATCCCCGGATTGGGTTGTAATAATGGCCAGTATAACACTGATGATTTTTTTAACAGAATTAGCGTCCAACACAGGTTCTGCAGCCATATTGATTCCGGTGATGATAGCCCTTTCTGATCAATTTAATCCTGCCATTACTTATTCATTGGTATTCGGTGTTGGTGTAGCTGCCACTTGTGCCTTTATGCTGCCTGTTGCTACACCGCCAAACGCACTAGCTTATGGTACGGGGATTATCACTCAGCGACAAATGCTAAAGGCAGGACTTATATTGAATATTTTTGGAATCATTGTTGTTTTCACTTCTGTAAGTCTATTTGCCTAA